CTGACCCGAGAGGGCTTCAAGAAGCTCGAAGCACGTCTCGAGCACTTGAAGACCCACCAGCGTCGCGAGGTCGCTGATCGCATCCGCCAGGCCAAGGAGTTCGGCGAGATCGGGGAGAACAGCGAGTACGAAGACGCCAAGGCAGAGCAGGCGTTCGTCGACGGCGAGATCAACAACCTCGAGAACATGCTTCGCAATGCGAAGATCCTCGACGATTCCGACATCCACACCGATGTGGTGAGCGTGGGCAGCGTGGTGCAGCTCAAGGACCTCGATGCCGGAGAAGACCTCGAGTTCCAGATCGTGGGCACCAACGAGGCCGACCCTTCGGCCACGCCCATCGGCCGGATCTCCGACGAGTCGCCGCTCGGCGCCGCCCTTCAGGGCCAGAAGAAGGGGACCGTCGTCGAGGTCAAGGTCCCGGACGGCCTCATCGTCAAGTACAAGGTGGTCAAGATCACCAAGGAGGCCAAGGAGCACGCGAAGGTATCGCGCCGCAAGTGAGCCAGGCTCCCGTGGTCACCGACGATCTTCCCGAAGAGAGCACCCCTGATCTCAGCGAGCACATGCGCAACCGCCTGCTGCATCTCGACGCGTTGCAGGAGGCGGGCGTCGAGCCAT
This region of Pseudomonadota bacterium genomic DNA includes:
- the greA gene encoding transcription elongation factor GreA, translated to MPEPQKEITLTREGFKKLEARLEHLKTHQRREVADRIRQAKEFGEIGENSEYEDAKAEQAFVDGEINNLENMLRNAKILDDSDIHTDVVSVGSVVQLKDLDAGEDLEFQIVGTNEADPSATPIGRISDESPLGAALQGQKKGTVVEVKVPDGLIVKYKVVKITKEAKEHAKVSRRK